The following proteins are encoded in a genomic region of Actinomycetota bacterium:
- the cas7e gene encoding type I-E CRISPR-associated protein Cas7/Cse4/CasC translates to MKTLIEIHALQNFAPSNLNRDDTGAPKDAQFGGIRRARVSSQCLKRAVRQYFRGLVEQNALAWDDVADRTKRILEALTKSLVAKGRVEAEASEKARLAMAAMALSVKEGGKSEYLLFLGRREVANMAMIIDEKWDSITASVTGPAEGKKTSKAKKQAAQGADPELKKALDKVFNGGKALDVALFGRMLADMPENNQHAACQVAHAISTHAVEREFDFYTAVDDLKPEDTAGADMMGTVEFNSACFYRYAVVDWQKLVKNLQDDVDLAAKGLRAFLEGFVVAEPTGKQNTFAAHNPPEFVAVTVRRNSAPRNLANAFETAVFAKKGESLTRKSAEELARKAQVLQAAFGGDEKTFVLNLTGAKLVGYGAAVASLEDLLEKSLTAAQE, encoded by the coding sequence ATACGGGAGCCCCCAAAGATGCCCAGTTCGGCGGTATCCGCCGTGCACGCGTGTCCAGCCAGTGCCTCAAGCGGGCAGTGCGTCAGTACTTCCGGGGACTGGTAGAGCAAAACGCTCTCGCATGGGATGACGTTGCCGACCGCACCAAACGCATCTTGGAGGCCCTAACCAAATCCTTGGTGGCAAAAGGGCGTGTCGAGGCCGAAGCGTCCGAGAAAGCGCGTCTGGCAATGGCCGCCATGGCTCTCTCGGTAAAGGAGGGCGGGAAGAGCGAGTATCTCCTGTTTCTCGGGCGGCGAGAAGTCGCTAACATGGCTATGATCATCGACGAGAAATGGGATTCCATCACTGCGTCCGTGACTGGCCCAGCCGAAGGGAAAAAGACCAGTAAGGCCAAGAAGCAGGCCGCTCAGGGTGCGGACCCCGAGTTGAAGAAAGCTCTCGACAAAGTCTTCAACGGGGGCAAGGCCCTGGATGTGGCGCTCTTCGGACGTATGCTCGCCGATATGCCTGAGAATAACCAGCACGCCGCGTGCCAAGTGGCCCACGCCATCTCGACACATGCCGTCGAGCGGGAATTCGATTTCTACACCGCTGTGGACGATCTCAAGCCCGAGGATACCGCCGGTGCCGACATGATGGGCACGGTAGAGTTCAATTCGGCCTGCTTCTACCGCTATGCTGTGGTTGACTGGCAGAAGCTTGTGAAGAATCTTCAGGATGATGTGGACCTGGCTGCCAAAGGGCTGCGGGCATTCCTTGAAGGGTTCGTGGTGGCTGAACCCACCGGAAAACAGAACACCTTCGCGGCGCACAATCCGCCGGAGTTCGTGGCTGTTACGGTGCGCCGCAACAGCGCACCCCGCAACTTAGCGAATGCCTTTGAGACAGCGGTGTTCGCGAAAAAGGGAGAGTCCCTGACGAGGAAGTCCGCAGAGGAACTTGCAAGAAAGGCTCAGGTGCTACAGGCCGCCTTCGGTGGTGACGAGAAAACATTCGTTCTCAATCTTACCGGGGCCAAACTGGTTGGATACGGGGCGGCTGTCGCCTCACTGGAGGATCTCTTGGAGAAGAGTCTAACCGCCGCCCAGGAGTAA